A stretch of Portunus trituberculatus isolate SZX2019 chromosome 48, ASM1759143v1, whole genome shotgun sequence DNA encodes these proteins:
- the LOC123498708 gene encoding max-binding protein MNT-like isoform X1 → MVKMGLKQPDRTEKWSHPPKKKWIYNYLADDEGGEEGGEDEGVKREAVVQRTADNLPRAAPTTIPHHHPHNNHHHNNHHHHHHHHHHHHHNSNHRGVGPNSPPPAPRTAPTSPAHARDEPPQQRRVPALSTPTLGVRGTPSGQTQGGGQHHTSPRTSLSYPGSPAASPSPLGLLSVFRQESSSPPSSSSSTGDTSSLPPRLGPDATHHQQQHQPGPHLNNGLTKSLTLSPAHHSTFSHHGLYSPDDPSFKDDKKRSGSTPSREVHNKLEKNRRAHLKECFETLRRQLPSMDDKKISNQTILKAAHKHIQSLKRKEREYEHEMERLAREKIAHQQKLSALKKELSARWDHIDFNALLPDMASLDQHRDKETKSTTTASEQPDLEDDARDAGTQVSPASPRLHPEPPARPPPSVPSTTLADSGPGMAAPRDQHFTDPNQPLNLSTSMVEPSRAPQMVSQPGRSPHHATDWGTQQPYQQPTFTTATGTGGEEAWQAVEVSSGPTSATRDTVTTVAGDHLSIMGGTAGIHLPAHLVAGGVQLNGAPGGLLGQPAIQVITPEGYKLLPADHAPNGAKPLTITLAHPATTEGLDRGDNPEEAKTGAATAAPMMVAFKNGVQALHLAMPTTPRTLPHTQGTNGTITTVPLNLSVGGAAAAVKVTQAATSSLLPSYLPITHANGITQLVSGLGNSMGTLVSGIGPPIVTPLVVSQPQRVGVPGTVTTVGSKGLKAASVSGNATSVPLVSTQYTTSLGSGLGGLVKPVVVVSAPTGIVTGAHAVASGKP, encoded by the exons ATGGTGAAGATGGGCCTCAAGCAGCCCGACCGCACGGAGAAGTGGTCTCATCCACCTAAGAAGAAATGGATCTACAACTACCTCGCGGACG atgagggaggagaggaaggaggggaggacgaGGGGGTGAAACGGGAGGCTGTAGTGCAGCGGACGGCTGATAACCTTCCCAGGGCCGCGCCAACGACCAtcccccatcaccaccctcacaacaaccatcaccacaacaaccaccaccaccaccaccatcatcatcaccaccatcaccataacagTAATCACCGGGGCGTGGGGCCGAATTCCCCGCCGCCTGCGCCCCGCACTGCCCCTACCAGCCCCGCCCACGCTCGCGACGAGCCACCTCAACAACGACGGGTACCAGCGCTGTCCACGCCCACGCTAGGCGTAAGGGGCACTCCCAGTGGACAGACGCAGGGTGGGGGACAGCACCACACCTCTCCGCGGACTTCGCTGTCTTATCCCGGGTCGCCGGCAGCATCCCCGTCCCCGCTAGGACTGCTCAGCGTCTTCCGGCAGGAGTCCTCGTCGCCGCCCTCCAGCTCCAGTAGCACAGGCGACACCTCCAGCCTGCCCCCTCGTTTGGGGCCCGACGCTactcatcatcagcagcagcaccagcctGGGCCACACCTTAACAATGGCCTGACAAAGTCGCTTACTTTATCCCCCGCCCATCACAGCACCTTCTCTCACCATGGGCTGTACTCTCCTGATGACCCATCCTTTAAGGATGATAAGAAGCGTTCAGG AAGTACTCCATCACGGGAGGTGCACAATAAACTGGAGAAGAATCGCCGTGCGCACCTGAAGGAATGCTTTGAAACCTTAAGGCGGCAGCTGCCCTCCATGGATGACAAGAAGATATCCAACCAGACCATCCTCAAGGCCGCCCACAAACACATCCAA AGCTTGAAGAGGAAGGAGCGAGAGTATGAACATGAAATGGAGCGTCTTGCCCGGGAGAAGATTGCCCACCAGCAGAAGCTTTCAGCACTCAAAAAGGAACTGTCAGCCCGTTGGGACCATATTGACTTTAATGCTCTGTTACCAGACATGGCTTCCCTTGATCAGCACCGTGACAAGGAAACCaagtctactactactgcctcaGAGCAGCCTGATCTAGAGGATGATGCTCGGGATGCTGGTACTCAAGTATCTCCTGCATCACCTCGTCTACATCCAGAACctccagcccgcccaccaccatcTGTACCAAGCACCACCCTGGCTGACAGTGGTCCTGGGATGGCAGCCCCAAGGGACCAGCATTTTACAGATCCCAATCAGCCACTGAATTTATCCACTAGCATGGTGGAACCCTCCAGAGCACCTCAGATGGTGTCTCAGCCAGGCCGATCCCCCCACCATGCCACAGATTGGGGCACACAACAACCTTATCAACAACCCACTTTCACTACTGCCACAGGTACAGGAGGGGAAGAGGCATGGCAAGCAGTTGAGGTAAGCTCAGGACCAACCAGTGCCACCAGGGACACTGTTACTACAGTGGCTGGTGACCACCTGTCAATCATGGGTGGTACAGCTGGCATTCACCTGCCAGCACATTTGGTGGCTGGTGGTGTGCAGCTCAATGGTGCCCCAGGGGGTCTCTTAGGCCAACCAGCAATACAAGTTATCACTCCTGAAGGGTACAAGCTGCTACCTGCTGATCATGCTCCTAATGGCGCCAAGCCTCTCACGATTACCCTTGCCCATCCag CCACCACTGAAGGGCTGGATCGTGGAGACAACCCTGAAGAGGCCAAGACTGGAGCTGCAACTGCTGCTCCCATGATGGTTGCCTTCAAGAATGGTGTACAGGCTCTCCACTTGGCCATGCCTACCACCCCACGAACCCTCCCTCATACACAAG GTACCAATGGCACCATAACTACAGTGCCACTCAACCTAAGTGTGGGGGGAGCGGCAGCAGCCGTCAAGGTGACACAAGCTGCTACgtcctccctcctgccctcctaccTCCCAATAACTCACGCCAATG GCATCACCCAGCTGGTGTCAGGTCTAGGCAACAGCATGGGAACGCTGGTTTCCGGCATTGGGCCTCCCATTGTAACCCCACTGGTGGTGTCTCAGCCACAGCGGGTGGGAGTGCCAGGCACCGTCACCACCGTTGGAAGCAAGGGCCTGAAGGCGGCATCTGTTAGTGGAAATGCCACCAGCGTCCCACTGGTCTCCACCCAGTACACCACTTCACTGGGGAGTGGGCTTGGGGGCTTGGTCaagcctgtggtggtggtatcggcCCCAACAGGCATCGTGACAGGGGCCCATGCGGTGGCCTCAGGCAAGCCGTGA
- the LOC123498708 gene encoding max-binding protein MNT-like isoform X3 → MVKMGLKQPDRTEKWSHPPKKKWIYNYLADDEGGEEGGEDEGVKREAVVQRTADNLPRAAPTTIPHHHPHNNHHHNNHHHHHHHHHHHHHNSNHRGVGPNSPPPAPRTAPTSPAHARDEPPQQRRVPALSTPTLGVRGTPSGQTQGGGQHHTSPRTSLSYPGSPAASPSPLGLLSVFRQESSSPPSSSSSTGDTSSLPPRLGPDATHHQQQHQPGPHLNNGLTKSLTLSPAHHSTFSHHGLYSPDDPSFKDDKKRSGSTPSREVHNKLEKNRRAHLKECFETLRRQLPSMDDKKISNQTILKAAHKHIQSLKRKEREYEHEMERLAREKIAHQQKLSALKKELSARWDHIDFNALLPDMASLDQHRDKETKSTTTASEQPDLEDDARDAGTQVSPASPRLHPEPPARPPPSVPSTTLADSGPGMAAPRDQHFTDPNQPLNLSTSMVEPSRAPQMVSQPGRSPHHATDWGTQQPYQQPTFTTATGTGGEEAWQAVEVSSGPTSATRDTVTTVAGDHLSIMGGTAGIHLPAHLVAGGVQLNGAPGGLLGQPAIQVITPEGYKLLPADHAPNGAKPLTITLAHPATTEGLDRGDNPEEAKTGAATAAPMMVAFKNGVQALHLAMPTTPRTLPHTQGTNGTITTVPLNLSVGGAAAAVKVTQAATSSLLPSYLPITHANGGLHSAGITFPSSCILLASQSCCT, encoded by the exons ATGGTGAAGATGGGCCTCAAGCAGCCCGACCGCACGGAGAAGTGGTCTCATCCACCTAAGAAGAAATGGATCTACAACTACCTCGCGGACG atgagggaggagaggaaggaggggaggacgaGGGGGTGAAACGGGAGGCTGTAGTGCAGCGGACGGCTGATAACCTTCCCAGGGCCGCGCCAACGACCAtcccccatcaccaccctcacaacaaccatcaccacaacaaccaccaccaccaccaccatcatcatcaccaccatcaccataacagTAATCACCGGGGCGTGGGGCCGAATTCCCCGCCGCCTGCGCCCCGCACTGCCCCTACCAGCCCCGCCCACGCTCGCGACGAGCCACCTCAACAACGACGGGTACCAGCGCTGTCCACGCCCACGCTAGGCGTAAGGGGCACTCCCAGTGGACAGACGCAGGGTGGGGGACAGCACCACACCTCTCCGCGGACTTCGCTGTCTTATCCCGGGTCGCCGGCAGCATCCCCGTCCCCGCTAGGACTGCTCAGCGTCTTCCGGCAGGAGTCCTCGTCGCCGCCCTCCAGCTCCAGTAGCACAGGCGACACCTCCAGCCTGCCCCCTCGTTTGGGGCCCGACGCTactcatcatcagcagcagcaccagcctGGGCCACACCTTAACAATGGCCTGACAAAGTCGCTTACTTTATCCCCCGCCCATCACAGCACCTTCTCTCACCATGGGCTGTACTCTCCTGATGACCCATCCTTTAAGGATGATAAGAAGCGTTCAGG AAGTACTCCATCACGGGAGGTGCACAATAAACTGGAGAAGAATCGCCGTGCGCACCTGAAGGAATGCTTTGAAACCTTAAGGCGGCAGCTGCCCTCCATGGATGACAAGAAGATATCCAACCAGACCATCCTCAAGGCCGCCCACAAACACATCCAA AGCTTGAAGAGGAAGGAGCGAGAGTATGAACATGAAATGGAGCGTCTTGCCCGGGAGAAGATTGCCCACCAGCAGAAGCTTTCAGCACTCAAAAAGGAACTGTCAGCCCGTTGGGACCATATTGACTTTAATGCTCTGTTACCAGACATGGCTTCCCTTGATCAGCACCGTGACAAGGAAACCaagtctactactactgcctcaGAGCAGCCTGATCTAGAGGATGATGCTCGGGATGCTGGTACTCAAGTATCTCCTGCATCACCTCGTCTACATCCAGAACctccagcccgcccaccaccatcTGTACCAAGCACCACCCTGGCTGACAGTGGTCCTGGGATGGCAGCCCCAAGGGACCAGCATTTTACAGATCCCAATCAGCCACTGAATTTATCCACTAGCATGGTGGAACCCTCCAGAGCACCTCAGATGGTGTCTCAGCCAGGCCGATCCCCCCACCATGCCACAGATTGGGGCACACAACAACCTTATCAACAACCCACTTTCACTACTGCCACAGGTACAGGAGGGGAAGAGGCATGGCAAGCAGTTGAGGTAAGCTCAGGACCAACCAGTGCCACCAGGGACACTGTTACTACAGTGGCTGGTGACCACCTGTCAATCATGGGTGGTACAGCTGGCATTCACCTGCCAGCACATTTGGTGGCTGGTGGTGTGCAGCTCAATGGTGCCCCAGGGGGTCTCTTAGGCCAACCAGCAATACAAGTTATCACTCCTGAAGGGTACAAGCTGCTACCTGCTGATCATGCTCCTAATGGCGCCAAGCCTCTCACGATTACCCTTGCCCATCCag CCACCACTGAAGGGCTGGATCGTGGAGACAACCCTGAAGAGGCCAAGACTGGAGCTGCAACTGCTGCTCCCATGATGGTTGCCTTCAAGAATGGTGTACAGGCTCTCCACTTGGCCATGCCTACCACCCCACGAACCCTCCCTCATACACAAG GTACCAATGGCACCATAACTACAGTGCCACTCAACCTAAGTGTGGGGGGAGCGGCAGCAGCCGTCAAGGTGACACAAGCTGCTACgtcctccctcctgccctcctaccTCCCAATAACTCACGCCAATGGTGGGTTGCACTCAGCAGGCATAACATTCCCTTCGAGCTGCATCTTGCTAGCTAGTCAAAGCTGTTGCACTTGA
- the LOC123498708 gene encoding max-binding protein MNT-like isoform X2, producing the protein MSLELLLDAAKYLEQQEESCKDEGGEEGGEDEGVKREAVVQRTADNLPRAAPTTIPHHHPHNNHHHNNHHHHHHHHHHHHHNSNHRGVGPNSPPPAPRTAPTSPAHARDEPPQQRRVPALSTPTLGVRGTPSGQTQGGGQHHTSPRTSLSYPGSPAASPSPLGLLSVFRQESSSPPSSSSSTGDTSSLPPRLGPDATHHQQQHQPGPHLNNGLTKSLTLSPAHHSTFSHHGLYSPDDPSFKDDKKRSGSTPSREVHNKLEKNRRAHLKECFETLRRQLPSMDDKKISNQTILKAAHKHIQSLKRKEREYEHEMERLAREKIAHQQKLSALKKELSARWDHIDFNALLPDMASLDQHRDKETKSTTTASEQPDLEDDARDAGTQVSPASPRLHPEPPARPPPSVPSTTLADSGPGMAAPRDQHFTDPNQPLNLSTSMVEPSRAPQMVSQPGRSPHHATDWGTQQPYQQPTFTTATGTGGEEAWQAVEVSSGPTSATRDTVTTVAGDHLSIMGGTAGIHLPAHLVAGGVQLNGAPGGLLGQPAIQVITPEGYKLLPADHAPNGAKPLTITLAHPATTEGLDRGDNPEEAKTGAATAAPMMVAFKNGVQALHLAMPTTPRTLPHTQGTNGTITTVPLNLSVGGAAAAVKVTQAATSSLLPSYLPITHANGITQLVSGLGNSMGTLVSGIGPPIVTPLVVSQPQRVGVPGTVTTVGSKGLKAASVSGNATSVPLVSTQYTTSLGSGLGGLVKPVVVVSAPTGIVTGAHAVASGKP; encoded by the exons atgagcctAGAACTCCTACTAGATGCTGCAAAATACTTGGAGCAACAAGAGGAGTCGTGTAAAG atgagggaggagaggaaggaggggaggacgaGGGGGTGAAACGGGAGGCTGTAGTGCAGCGGACGGCTGATAACCTTCCCAGGGCCGCGCCAACGACCAtcccccatcaccaccctcacaacaaccatcaccacaacaaccaccaccaccaccaccatcatcatcaccaccatcaccataacagTAATCACCGGGGCGTGGGGCCGAATTCCCCGCCGCCTGCGCCCCGCACTGCCCCTACCAGCCCCGCCCACGCTCGCGACGAGCCACCTCAACAACGACGGGTACCAGCGCTGTCCACGCCCACGCTAGGCGTAAGGGGCACTCCCAGTGGACAGACGCAGGGTGGGGGACAGCACCACACCTCTCCGCGGACTTCGCTGTCTTATCCCGGGTCGCCGGCAGCATCCCCGTCCCCGCTAGGACTGCTCAGCGTCTTCCGGCAGGAGTCCTCGTCGCCGCCCTCCAGCTCCAGTAGCACAGGCGACACCTCCAGCCTGCCCCCTCGTTTGGGGCCCGACGCTactcatcatcagcagcagcaccagcctGGGCCACACCTTAACAATGGCCTGACAAAGTCGCTTACTTTATCCCCCGCCCATCACAGCACCTTCTCTCACCATGGGCTGTACTCTCCTGATGACCCATCCTTTAAGGATGATAAGAAGCGTTCAGG AAGTACTCCATCACGGGAGGTGCACAATAAACTGGAGAAGAATCGCCGTGCGCACCTGAAGGAATGCTTTGAAACCTTAAGGCGGCAGCTGCCCTCCATGGATGACAAGAAGATATCCAACCAGACCATCCTCAAGGCCGCCCACAAACACATCCAA AGCTTGAAGAGGAAGGAGCGAGAGTATGAACATGAAATGGAGCGTCTTGCCCGGGAGAAGATTGCCCACCAGCAGAAGCTTTCAGCACTCAAAAAGGAACTGTCAGCCCGTTGGGACCATATTGACTTTAATGCTCTGTTACCAGACATGGCTTCCCTTGATCAGCACCGTGACAAGGAAACCaagtctactactactgcctcaGAGCAGCCTGATCTAGAGGATGATGCTCGGGATGCTGGTACTCAAGTATCTCCTGCATCACCTCGTCTACATCCAGAACctccagcccgcccaccaccatcTGTACCAAGCACCACCCTGGCTGACAGTGGTCCTGGGATGGCAGCCCCAAGGGACCAGCATTTTACAGATCCCAATCAGCCACTGAATTTATCCACTAGCATGGTGGAACCCTCCAGAGCACCTCAGATGGTGTCTCAGCCAGGCCGATCCCCCCACCATGCCACAGATTGGGGCACACAACAACCTTATCAACAACCCACTTTCACTACTGCCACAGGTACAGGAGGGGAAGAGGCATGGCAAGCAGTTGAGGTAAGCTCAGGACCAACCAGTGCCACCAGGGACACTGTTACTACAGTGGCTGGTGACCACCTGTCAATCATGGGTGGTACAGCTGGCATTCACCTGCCAGCACATTTGGTGGCTGGTGGTGTGCAGCTCAATGGTGCCCCAGGGGGTCTCTTAGGCCAACCAGCAATACAAGTTATCACTCCTGAAGGGTACAAGCTGCTACCTGCTGATCATGCTCCTAATGGCGCCAAGCCTCTCACGATTACCCTTGCCCATCCag CCACCACTGAAGGGCTGGATCGTGGAGACAACCCTGAAGAGGCCAAGACTGGAGCTGCAACTGCTGCTCCCATGATGGTTGCCTTCAAGAATGGTGTACAGGCTCTCCACTTGGCCATGCCTACCACCCCACGAACCCTCCCTCATACACAAG GTACCAATGGCACCATAACTACAGTGCCACTCAACCTAAGTGTGGGGGGAGCGGCAGCAGCCGTCAAGGTGACACAAGCTGCTACgtcctccctcctgccctcctaccTCCCAATAACTCACGCCAATG GCATCACCCAGCTGGTGTCAGGTCTAGGCAACAGCATGGGAACGCTGGTTTCCGGCATTGGGCCTCCCATTGTAACCCCACTGGTGGTGTCTCAGCCACAGCGGGTGGGAGTGCCAGGCACCGTCACCACCGTTGGAAGCAAGGGCCTGAAGGCGGCATCTGTTAGTGGAAATGCCACCAGCGTCCCACTGGTCTCCACCCAGTACACCACTTCACTGGGGAGTGGGCTTGGGGGCTTGGTCaagcctgtggtggtggtatcggcCCCAACAGGCATCGTGACAGGGGCCCATGCGGTGGCCTCAGGCAAGCCGTGA